The DNA segment GATTAGCATCCCTTTCCAGCTCCTGGAGCACTTTAGATACTGACCGGAAACGGGTTGTGGCGAACCCACTAAGCAGCCGGTCCTGAATCTCCGCTTGTTGGTCCTCCTTTAGATTGTGAAAGTTGTAGGCCGTCAGGGCATACAGCGCCTGGTACAGATCACGATTTACGTGCTGTACGAAGGGTAGGGGCCGGTTGGCAATATCTTCCACAGCATCCCCTCGCACCAGCGTTCCACGTGGTGTGCTCGGAAGCCGTCGGCTTACCTTCACTATCTGTCCGTCCCGCAACACCAATTCTGCTTCGAAGTCCGGAGATAAATCGTCATCCCAAGACGTATACGGATGCTTATCCTTCGAAGCCGGTGAGAAACCGTATAGCATGCTTGTCAGGAGATTGAACAGGGTGGACTTCCCCGTCTCGTTGGGGCCGTACACCACACATACCCCGGGGGACAGGTCCACCGGACCCCAATCCCGTACCGACCCATAACGCCTGATCCGAATAGTACTTATTCTCATCTCTCTTCCTCCGGCATCAAACGCTCGGCCAGTTCGGCATCGAGACCTTGAAGAAGTTCACGCAAATATGCAATGCGCACTTCCGGTGGCACATCCATAGATATATTTTCGGGAGCTAGTCCTCGAAGAAGTTCCCCATCTTCTTGTGCTTCATCCATTAACTCCAAGGCAACTGCCAGCACACTTGGTCCCTGCCGGAGCGATGCCAGATCCAGCGGGCGAGTCAGGGAGCCAAGCCGTACCTCCACCCATGGCACTCCCACAGTCTGTTGCAGGTCTTCTGCTAAGACCGTTAGTTCATCCGGATTCCGCCGCAATTGCCCAGCGAGCGGTGAACGCCCGGTCAACACAACCCTCACCAGATGCTCGGGTTCAAACTCCCTGGGAATAGGGCTTACCACCAAAGCATCTGTAACCTGTCCTGCCAAATCCTGAACCAGTTCACGCAAAGTGAGTGCTTCCGGCGGACAACGAGCTTCTACCGTCTGCCACACCAGTTCGCCGAGAGGAACAAACTCCGGCTGTACCGGCACTCCCTTCCGCACTTCCACCCAAAGACCGCCCCTTAAACCGGTCTCCCGGGGATTCCGCCCTTGTACGTTACCCGCATACCAGGCCGAAACCTCCGGCACTACTTGCTGTACAAGATGGATATGTCCCAACGCCCAGTAATCAAAGCCGCCATCCGCCAGATCCTCAACCGTGGTGGGAGCGTAACGGCCGTGGTTTTCCGCACCCTTGGCGGACAACACCTGGGTGTGCAGAAGCGCTACGTGTGGGAGCTCTCCCTTGGCCCGCCCAAAGCCGGCAGCCAGGTTACGGTCCTCACGTTGAGTAACATGGCCGGCACCCGTAATCCAACCCACGGTCTCCCCCGAAGCGTCTTTTACGGGTACATCCTCAGCCTGACCTTTGCGGAAGATGTGAGCATTATCCGGCCAGTCCAGATTGTGTGCCCGGTAGTTGCTACGACCAGGGTCATGGTTTCCGGTAGCATAAAAGAAACAAACCCCCGCATCCTGAAGTCGCCTTACTTGTTCCAGCAGGAACTGCTCCGTAGCGAAGGTTAGTAAGTCATTATCGAATAAATC comes from the Bacillota bacterium genome and includes:
- a CDS encoding AAA family ATPase, encoding MRISTIRIRRYGSVRDWGPVDLSPGVCVVYGPNETGKSTLFNLLTSMLYGFSPASKDKHPYTSWDDDLSPDFEAELVLRDGQIVKVSRRLPSTPRGTLVRGDAVEDIANRPLPFVQHVNRDLYQALYALTAYNFHNLKEDQQAEIQDRLLSGFATTRFRSVSKVLQELERDAN
- a CDS encoding DNA repair exonuclease, with amino-acid sequence MNSLRLLHLADVHLDTPFYGKDEQWRTRLRKAVRAAFARGIDLAIERGAHAVLVAGDLFDNDLLTFATEQFLLEQVRRLQDAGVCFFYATGNHDPGRSNYRAHNLDWPDNAHIFRKGQAEDVPVKDASGETVGWITGAGHVTQREDRNLAAGFGRAKGELPHVALLHTQVLSAKGAENHGRYAPTTVEDLADGGFDYWALGHIHLVQQVVPEVSAWYAGNVQGRNPRETGLRGGLWVEVRKGVPVQPEFVPLGELVWQTVEARCPPEALTLRELVQDLAGQVTDALVVSPIPREFEPEHLVRVVLTGRSPLAGQLRRNPDELTVLAEDLQQTVGVPWVEVRLGSLTRPLDLASLRQGPSVLAVALELMDEAQEDGELLRGLAPENISMDVPPEVRIAYLRELLQGLDAELAERLMPEEER